A segment of the Vibrio aquimaris genome:
GCAAGCATCAGGCGTGGTATCAACAATGCCTCCCCAATGGCGATTAAGCCTGACTCGACTAACGATGGGAAACATCTCAATAATGGCTGCTATGGTATGTTCAATGACTGGAAAAGAGCCTCTTTGTCCATAGCCAAGGTAGCCATCAATACCGGCTCCAATCACCAAATCACCTTTATCAGATTGGCTCATGTATCCGTGGACATGGTTGGACATCACCACGGTATCTAGACAGGGTTTTAAAGGCTCAGAAACCATAGCTTGTAGCGGATGAGATTCTAATGGCAGACTCATATTGACCATCTTGGCTAGCTCACCAGAGTTACCTGAGGCAACACAAGCCACTTTACTTGCACCAATAAAGCCCTTCTTGGTCTCGACGCCAACCACTGAGTCCTTTTCTACTCGAATGCCAGTCACTTCATTTTGCTGAATAAGATCAACACCCAGCTTATCGGCTGCTCGCGCATAACCCCAAGCCACTGCGTCATGACGGGCAGTCCCACCGCGCGGTTGCCAGCTTGCTCCCAACACCGGATACCTCGCAGTTGGCGAGCAATTTAGTATTGGCACTAAGTCTTGCACTTCTTTGGTGCTCAATACCTCGCTATCTATACCATTGAGCCGATTCGCATTCACTCGCCTTTCTATATCCCTCATGTCTTGTAATGT
Coding sequences within it:
- a CDS encoding sarcosine oxidase subunit beta family protein, with amino-acid sequence MKDYSGFGLFKHALTYHENWQRIWRNPTPKKQYDVVIIGGGGHGLATAYYLAKEHGITNIAVVEKGYLGGGNTARNTTIVRSNYLWDEAAHLYEHSMKLWEGLSQELNYNLMFSQRGVLNLGHTLQDMRDIERRVNANRLNGIDSEVLSTKEVQDLVPILNCSPTARYPVLGASWQPRGGTARHDAVAWGYARAADKLGVDLIQQNEVTGIRVEKDSVVGVETKKGFIGASKVACVASGNSGELAKMVNMSLPLESHPLQAMVSEPLKPCLDTVVMSNHVHGYMSQSDKGDLVIGAGIDGYLGYGQRGSFPVIEHTIAAIIEMFPIVSRVRLNRHWGGIVDTTPDACPIISKTQIKGLYFNCGWGTGGFKATPGSGHVFAHTIANDHPHPLADAFNLNRFVTGHLIDEHGAAGVAH